In Thermostichus vulcanus str. 'Rupite', the sequence GGTCAGTTTGGGGATCCTGGGCCGGCAATCCCGTTCGCCGGTCATGACCACTGGCTTTGCGGAAGAGGTAAGCCTGGGAGGATTTGGCACGCTGAAAACCGACAACACGGTGGTGATGCGGGTAGAGTTCCCGGCGGGGGTGCCCCCCCAGGTGGATATGCTCTACTGGCGGGGGATCAGCTTTGATCGCTACGACGGGCTGGCCTGGTCACGCACGCTAGACCGATCTACACCCATTCCCTTAAATGCAGCGGGAGTGTTTGATCTTTCGGCTTCCAGTCTGATCCCCACAGCACCTGGCTTGAGCGTTTTCCCTTTAGAGCAACTGATCTATCTGGAGCCGCTGGCCACCAACACGGTGTTTGGGGTGGCACCCCTGGTGGAGGTGGAGTGGTTGGATCGGGGCGGAGCGACCACGGCCCGTCAGGAATGGCAACGGCAAAACCGCCGCCTCAGCTTGAGTGAAACCGGGGATATTGGCCACTCTTTGCCCAGGCAACTCCCCTATCTGTATCGGGCTCTCAGCCGCATCCCCACCGGTTTTGGGCCCCGCCTGCAACAGGTCAGCCACACTGAGATCCTAGCGGCTCTAGATCCAGTGCAGCGACAAGCCTATCTGCAGTTGCCGACGGATTTGGATCCCCGTATTTCCGCTTTGGCAGAAGAGGTCACCGCCGGGATCCCGGATGATTGGGGCAAGGTGACTGCTCTGCAGGAGTATCTGCTGGAGAACTATGCCTACTCTCTGGATCTGCCGGATCCGGGGGCTGAGCCTCCCCTGGATGCCTTTCTGTTCACCCATCGACGCGGTCATTGTGAATACTTCGCCACGGCCCTGACGGTACTGGCCCGCAGTGTCGGCATCCCCGCCCGTACGGTCAATGGCTTCTTGGGGGGACGTTGGCTGGCCCAGGAGAATTATTTGGCGGTGCGCAATGCCGATGCCCATTCCTGGACGGAGATCCCCTTTGGCCCCTACGGGTGGGTCACCTTTGATGCCACACCGCCCGAGGCCAATGTCAGCTTGCGGGAAACCTGGTGGGATCCGATTCAGGATTTCTACGACAGCTTGCGCTTTCGCTGGTTCAAGTATGTGATTCAGTACGACCTGTTTACCCAGCAGCAGATTTGGCGGCAGATTCAGGAGATCGCCAGCACCGTCACCGCTCCCCCCGACCGAGAAGAGTTCGGTGCGGCCTTCCGGCGGGGTTGGGCCGCCTTCTGGCAAACGGTGCAGCACAATGGGCTACCGGTGCTGGGTGTCGTCTTGATCACCGGATCCATGGCCTATTGGGGCTACCGACGCCGCTATCAGCCGTTGCGCTGGCGGGATGGGGGGTGGATCCTGTTGGCCTCCGCTGGGAATGGCACTGTGATGGGATCCCTGTGGCAGCCGCCCCCAGAATGGCCCACCTGGATGGTGGGGATCCTCTTGCCCGGCATGGCCTTTGCCCTGATGCGGTGGAGCCCGGCTGCTTGGCCCAAACCCCGCCAACGGCGACAGGCCATTTCAAGGCTGTACCTACAACTGCGGGATCTTTCCACAGCGGTGGGGATCCCGGAGCACCTGGGGCCGGAGCAGCGGGTGGAGCACCTGCGCCACTCCGATTTGCCGCAAGCTCAGCTGGCCATCCACTTCCTGCAGCGCTACATGGAAATTCGCTTTGGTGGGATCCCATTGGCAGCCGGGGAATTGCAGTATTGGCAACAGCAACTCGGGCAGCTGCGGCGGCAGTGGCAGCCATTGGCTAGAAACCCTTCCGGCACCCCCAAAAGGGCATCCTCAGCCGCTTGAGCAAGACCCTTGCACCGCCTGGTAACGCCGTTTGAACTCCTGCTGCTGCACCTTGTGATTCACAATCGGATCCGGATAGCCACAGGCGCGCCGTTCCTGCAAGGCCCAGGAGCCCTTTTGGTCATCGCCCACCAGCAACAAAGCAGGCGTATCCAGCCCTGCCAATTCCGGCACATAGCGACGGATATACTCCCCTTCTGGGTCATAGCGGGCCGCTTGGGTGGCCGGGTTAAAGATGCGCAGCGGCTTGGGATCCGTGCCCACACCCGCACTCCACTGCCAACCGCCGTTGTTGGCCGCCAGATCCCCATCCACCAGCTTTTGCATAAAGTAGCGTTCCCCCCAGCGCCAGTCAATGAGCAGATCTTTGGTCAGGAAGCTAGCCACAATCATCCGGCAACGGTTGTGCATCCAGCCCGTCTCGTTCAGTTGCCGCATCGCTGCGTCCACGATCGGGTAACCCGTCTGCCCTTCACACCAGGCTTGGAACCTATCCTGGCGATTTTCCCACTCCAGCCCATCAAAGGCTTTGCGGTAGGAACTGGTCTCCACATGGGGCCAATGGGCCAGCACATGCTTGTAAAACTCCCGCCAACACAGCTCCTGCCGCCAAGTTTGTAGACTGGCTTCGGCTTCTTCGCTGCGGATCTCCGCTTCCACCGCCACCGTGGCCTGCCACACCTGACGAATGCCCACCGTACCCCAGCGCAAATGGGGGCTGAGCCGGGATGTCCCTTCTTCAGCCGGGAAGTTGCGGGAGCGCTCGTAGTCCAAAATGCGCAGGCCATCGCAAAAGTCTTCCAGAAGCGCTTGGGCCGCCGCCTCCCCCGCCGCCGGGATGGCCTGGGTACAGACAAAGCCCAGATCCGCTAGGGAGGGTAGGGGTTGCGCCTGTAGGGAGGGGACCGGCTGTAATGCCTTAGGAATGGGATAGGGATCCCGCTTGGGCAAGCTACGCCAGCGGCGCCAAAAGGGAGTAAAAACCGAATAGGGATCCCCCGCTTGGGTCAGCACCTCCCCTGGGCCGTGCAGCAGCATGTCCTGGCCAGAAAAGCACTGGATCCCTGCTTCCGCCAAACCGGCCCGCACACGGCTGTCCCGTTGCCGTGCAAACGGCTCCACATCCTCATTCCAAAACACCGCCTTGGCCCCGAGGGTAGCGGCCAAGTGCTGCAGCTCCACCAAAGGATCCCCTATCTGCCAAAGCAGGGTGAGTCCCAGCTGCCGATACCCTTCCTGCAGCCGCTCCAATGCCTCCAGCAAAAAGGCCACCCGCGCCGGAGCCGTATCCGCCCGTTCTAGGATCTGCCGGTCGAAAATAAAGACAGGCACCACCTGAGAACTGTACCGGGCCGCCTCATGAAGGGCAGCGTTATCCTGCAACCGCAGATCGCGGCGATGCCAAAGCAAAACGGGAGACACCATAGGAAGCCAGTGGATGGGATCCCATCTTGCCCGTTTCAGGCTTTCAACTCAACCCAGAGGTAGGCCGCAGCGGATCCCGTGTGGGCATAGGGGCGCCCTACCCAGGTCTTCTGTAAAGAACCCTTTAGAGGTCTAGACTCTCGAACACACGACTGGGACAATGGCGGCAGCGATCATCTGGCTTTTGCTGGCCATCGCTGTAGCCCATCGCGTAAGCTGTATCTCCCAGCATCACCACAAGCTGAGTCAGCTTTAGGGAGATTAACGGATCCAGCGGCTCCGTCACGTTTAGCATGAACTGCTCAAAGGAGCGCCGCAGCGCCTCTGGCGTATTGATCATCACGTCTCCACCCATCCATTGATGGCGTTAGGTATTCATACTCAAGGCAAGATGGACATTGACCCAGAATAAAGGTGAAAGGAAGAGATGCTCGTAGCATCCGCTACTGTTCCTGGGGCCGAGTCGGCGAGGAGCGGCAGCGGGCCGGAGTAAATTTGCAGACGATAGTAGCTCAGAGATACAAAAATGGCGACAGGGCGACGGGTAGCGCGGGTGGCGGAGTTGATCAAACGAGAGGTCAGCCAAATTCTGCTCTCGCAGATCAAAGATGATCGCGTCGGGGCGGGGATGGTCAGCATTGTGGATGTGGAGGTTTCCAATGACCTACAAAACGCCCGCATCTTCGTCAGCATCTATGGGGATGAAACAGCGCAGCAACAAACCATGCAGGGACTCGAAGCTGCTACCCCCTTCGTACGGCGGGAAATTGGCCATCGCCTTAGCCTACGTCGAGTACCAGTTCTGGTGTTTTTGCAGGATCGCTCTTTGGAGCGGGGATCCCGTGTTTTGTCGCTGCTTAGCCAACTGAAGCGGGAGTCCGAGGCCCGCCAGAGGGGATCCCAGCTTGAGGTTGAGGACAGAACTGGGGGCGAAGCAGAGGAGTTAAGCCACCCATAATTGCACTGATTTCGGGAGATCTGCGCTAAGCGTCAGCCGGCTTTGCAGGAAATGGAAAGGGATCAATGAGGAGAAATGGATTGGCCTTGCCAACTGAATAGACGAGGAGAACCCTTGCTTGATAATAATGCGGGCAACTCAGAAGCAAGGTTTTTTTACCCTTTAGAGAGAATTTTCTGTCTGTATTAATGACCGAAAAGTTTTTGGATTTGCTAGGCTTAAGAAGCTCTAAAGAAGCTGTTCATGCCTTTTCATGGATGCCCAAAGTCCACTGCAACCGGATCCCTCTTTGGCAGGTGCTACCCCACTGCAAGCTCTGCAGGCCCTCAATCAGAGTGTTGCGGAAGCTTTGGTCTCCTGCTTGAAGGGTCAACCGCAGCAAGCCGCTCAGCACCTTTTACTGGCTCTGCCGCAGCTGATGACCGCTCTCGGGGCCTTAGGGCAAGAATCTCCTGACACAGGAGCAATGGGCCGCCCTTCAGAAGCCAACCCCAAGCGCATCATTCACATCGAGGGTAACCGCGTGGAGGTGTGGGTGGATGACCAGATTCGTAGCAGCTGGAGCATTTGGTCAGTAGGCGATCTCAAGGAAGTCTGTCGGCTGGCGGAAGAGTTTGATTGTGGTCTCAGCTATTCTTTCTTAGGGGATGGGCCAGAGGCACAGGCGGAAATGTTGCTCTTGGCCCCCAGCCCTGGTGGCGATTTGCTCTCGAAGCCTGAGGGCTCCGCTGCTTAGCACCCCCCCTTCTTTGGCGGCTCAAACTGCAATGGCAGAACCCCAACGGCTCCAGAAACTGTTGGCTCAGCAGGGATTGGCCTCCCGTCGGCAGGTGGAAGCCTGGATTATGGCTGGTCGCATTCGGGTGAATGGGGCAGTGGTCACCGAGCTGGGCTACAAAGCCGATCCAGAGCAGGATCACATCGAAGTGGATGGTCAGCGGATTAAGTTTTCCAGGGATCCCGTTCGCCATGTTTTGCTGCTCCACAAGCCAGTGGGGGTATTGTCCACCTGTGCGGATCCCTGGGGACGCAAGACCGTGCTGGATCTCCTTCCCGAACCTTGGCACAGCCAAATCCGCCTATATCCTGTGGGTCGATTGGATGCCGACAGCAGTGGGGCACTGCTCCTGAGTGATGATGGCGACCTGACTTTGAAATTGACCCATCCGCGCTATCATCTGCCCAAAACCTATCGGGTGCAGGTACAGGGGCAGCCTAGCCAGACCACCCTGCAACATTGGCGAGACGGAGTAGACTTAGAGGGGTATACCACCCTGCCAGCGGAGGTGGAGCGTTGTCCTGCCCCCGATTTCTTCAAAAGGAGCAATCCTGAAGGTTCCTGGCTAAGGGTGGTTTTGTTCGAGGGGCGCAACCGACAAATTCGGCGGGTGGCAGAGCGTCTGGGGCATCCGGTTCTGGCTTTGCACCGAGAAGCCATCGGCCCGCTGCGGTTGGGGAACCTCAAGCCCGGTCAGTTTCGTCAATTGGAGCCCCATTGGATCCAAGCTTTGCTTGCCCCGTTCCCACAGCGCTGAACATCTTTTCCTCAGGTCACCTCTTTTTTGTTTGTCTCGTCATGTCTCCGAACACGATGCATGATCTTCACAAGGGCCCCCTCTCCTCTGAAGGTAGCCGAACGATGCGAGAGCCAGCATACTCCTTGGAAGCCCTGGGATCCCTGTTGCGGCAAACACGGGAGGCGCGGGGTCTGACGTTGACAGAAGTAGCCAATGATACTTTTATTCGCTCGCAATACCTGCAAGCCTTGGAACAGGCGGATTTGAGCCGGTTACCGGAGCCGGTCTATACCCAAGGGTTTTTGAAGCGCTACGCCGATTATTTGGGGTTGGATGGGGAAACCCTGTCTCGTCGCGCTTTTCCGCTTTTATCGACCCAAACACCGCATGCTTCAGCACCACTCGCTCAGGCCAATGACCCATCAACGTTTGCGCTGCGCCCTTTGCATTTGTGGGCAGCTTATGTGGTGCTGATCATAGTGGCGGTAGGGGGGTTATCGGCCCTGCTAGAGGGTACGGGCAATCCCTTTA encodes:
- a CDS encoding transglutaminaseTgpA domain-containing protein; the encoded protein is MTWTLRSVQKVFVYLLVGIAFIALCLGDQALSPLVIGLCLAAGVGSWFWDPPRIHFARYAPLWMPLTVSVLLSLATLVLLGILQASDAALGLVLYLTGAKLFQRERAADHIQLAVLSLLLMAIATLFNEDISFGLLFLVYVAVGLINLTLYHLRLQTEIHPQAASQTRDIRLNFLGFLGSLALVAVGVSVILFFLFPRVSLGILGRQSRSPVMTTGFAEEVSLGGFGTLKTDNTVVMRVEFPAGVPPQVDMLYWRGISFDRYDGLAWSRTLDRSTPIPLNAAGVFDLSASSLIPTAPGLSVFPLEQLIYLEPLATNTVFGVAPLVEVEWLDRGGATTARQEWQRQNRRLSLSETGDIGHSLPRQLPYLYRALSRIPTGFGPRLQQVSHTEILAALDPVQRQAYLQLPTDLDPRISALAEEVTAGIPDDWGKVTALQEYLLENYAYSLDLPDPGAEPPLDAFLFTHRRGHCEYFATALTVLARSVGIPARTVNGFLGGRWLAQENYLAVRNADAHSWTEIPFGPYGWVTFDATPPEANVSLRETWWDPIQDFYDSLRFRWFKYVIQYDLFTQQQIWRQIQEIASTVTAPPDREEFGAAFRRGWAAFWQTVQHNGLPVLGVVLITGSMAYWGYRRRYQPLRWRDGGWILLASAGNGTVMGSLWQPPPEWPTWMVGILLPGMAFALMRWSPAAWPKPRQRRQAISRLYLQLRDLSTAVGIPEHLGPEQRVEHLRHSDLPQAQLAIHFLQRYMEIRFGGIPLAAGELQYWQQQLGQLRRQWQPLARNPSGTPKRASSAA
- a CDS encoding cryptochrome/photolyase family protein, which encodes MVSPVLLWHRRDLRLQDNAALHEAARYSSQVVPVFIFDRQILERADTAPARVAFLLEALERLQEGYRQLGLTLLWQIGDPLVELQHLAATLGAKAVFWNEDVEPFARQRDSRVRAGLAEAGIQCFSGQDMLLHGPGEVLTQAGDPYSVFTPFWRRWRSLPKRDPYPIPKALQPVPSLQAQPLPSLADLGFVCTQAIPAAGEAAAQALLEDFCDGLRILDYERSRNFPAEEGTSRLSPHLRWGTVGIRQVWQATVAVEAEIRSEEAEASLQTWRQELCWREFYKHVLAHWPHVETSSYRKAFDGLEWENRQDRFQAWCEGQTGYPIVDAAMRQLNETGWMHNRCRMIVASFLTKDLLIDWRWGERYFMQKLVDGDLAANNGGWQWSAGVGTDPKPLRIFNPATQAARYDPEGEYIRRYVPELAGLDTPALLLVGDDQKGSWALQERRACGYPDPIVNHKVQQQEFKRRYQAVQGSCSSG
- the rbfA gene encoding 30S ribosome-binding factor RbfA is translated as MATGRRVARVAELIKREVSQILLSQIKDDRVGAGMVSIVDVEVSNDLQNARIFVSIYGDETAQQQTMQGLEAATPFVRREIGHRLSLRRVPVLVFLQDRSLERGSRVLSLLSQLKRESEARQRGSQLEVEDRTGGEAEELSHP
- a CDS encoding pseudouridine synthase, which gives rise to MAEPQRLQKLLAQQGLASRRQVEAWIMAGRIRVNGAVVTELGYKADPEQDHIEVDGQRIKFSRDPVRHVLLLHKPVGVLSTCADPWGRKTVLDLLPEPWHSQIRLYPVGRLDADSSGALLLSDDGDLTLKLTHPRYHLPKTYRVQVQGQPSQTTLQHWRDGVDLEGYTTLPAEVERCPAPDFFKRSNPEGSWLRVVLFEGRNRQIRRVAERLGHPVLALHREAIGPLRLGNLKPGQFRQLEPHWIQALLAPFPQR